GCCGTCCGGCATCGTTACCGAAAACGTCCGGGATTGCCTAATTTCCTGGATCGTACTATCTCTGTACTCGACAGTAGCCCCTATTAATTCACCGTTCTGAATATCCAGGTTTCTTATGAGCTGTATTACCGGGTCATTAATCGTTTCGATATAGTCGATTTTGCCGTCTGCCTTATAATGAATGATGTCGCCCGCCGAGGTGGTGACGCTGAGTAGAGCACCTTCATCTAAACCGGGAAGCGACTGAATCGGCGATCCTTCACCGGATGCGTCCATACTGACAAGACCGCCGGTTTCGCCTGAGCCCATGGGGCCTTTCAGGCTTACTTTATCATCGTCCGCGTTCTCTGCCGCGGGTTCGCTGCCTTCGGCAAGTGAGGAGCTCAGCTGACTTTGATAGTCTTCGATATCCTGATTCAGATTTACGAGGTCCTGGTGGAGAGCCTGCTGATTTTGCAGATAGGCCGGCGCGAAGGTCTGGGTCTGCTCGGCGTCCTGGCGGTTGATTGTGTCGGTTGCCCAATTAGCCAGATCGCCTGCCCATGAGATCTGCTGGAATAAAAAAATCCCGGCTACAATAGCCGAGATCGTCCTGAATAGCATCTTTAGGTTCCTTGGCAAAATCATGGGGTTCCTCTTATTATGTCCAGTACCGCCAAGCACTTCAAAGTATAGCACGCATTTCCAAATTTGTCAATTATATTTTCATCTTTTGTCAAATCATAATATTCTTTCGCTATATATTTTATATTAACAGTCTATACCTTATACTTATTCAGGTCCTTGATGAGGTCTTTGATCTGGTGGTCGACGCGGCCCAGGCCCGCGATGACGGAGGCCTGCTCTTCCGGCTTTGAGCCGGATATGGATTTGAGACCGTCAAGTTCGCCGGATATCTTCTGCAGGCGGTTCCTCTGGTCGGTTAGATTACCCTTCATCGTCTTGATGAGCTGGTTTATCTTTTCGGCGAGGCTCATTAACTCGTCGCCTTTCCTGAGGATAAGATATGCGCTAAAATCGCCGTATGTCATATTGTTTATGAAACGTTCGATCCTGACGAGCGGGCCGGCTATCTTATGGGACAGGAAAATTCCTATTACGGCCACTAACGGCGTCACTATCAAAAGGCTAAAAAATATCTTAAGGTTTATTGCCTTCATTATTGAGACAAAACGGCCCTGGGGATATATGAGCGCAAGCTTTTCACCGAAACTCGCCAGGCTCGTCTGGTATACGGCATATGAGCACAGGGCCGCCGTGCAGAACATGAATATCAATATCATCCCCACATATTTAAGCTGGAACTGCCTTGATACGAGATACTGTTTCCTTTTAACAGCGGATATCGGCATTTAGTCGCTCCTCCACATTATAATTTCACGCCTTAACGTAAACCTGGCCGTGTCTCTCTTCGAATCCTTTATCATCCCAACAGCGTCATTAATCGGCATATAACGCGTAGGCCGGCCATCTATCGCGGTGACGAGGTCGCCTTTCTTCAGGCCCGCGCCGGCCGCGGCCCCTTTCCTGTCAACCTCTGTAACCGTCAATCCATCGAATTCCATCCCGAACGACGCGCCCATAAGAGACTTGATGCTCGACAGGAAGTTCCTGCGCGGATTTATCATGACGTCCACAGTCCGCTCGATGGAGCACTTTATTTCAAGGGCCGGCTTATCGAGAAGCAGGTCCATTATCTCTTCCTCCTGCATATAACCCGTCAGTTTGCCCCATATCGCGACAAGGGCGTCGCCGGGCTTTATGCCGGCTTCGGCCGCCGAGGATCTCGGCGCGACCTTTTCTATTATAATAACACCGTCTTTCGACCTGAGGGTAATGCCGAGCGTCCTCTTTGTTTTCGCCGCTTTTTCGGCGAGCCCTTCCCTGTCGCCTTTGTCTTTTGCCACAAAACCGCCTGTGCGCTCTATAACCTGCTGCCTCTCCACGCTGTCCTCTTTGCCGCCTTCCTCTTTGCGGAAAAGATAGCCGTCCAGGAAGATCATCCCGTCCCTTGCCGCTTTGAAATTTGGATTCAGGCCGAGAGCCATCTTGTAATACGCGTAAGCCCTGTTATAATCGCGGCGCGACCACGCCCCTTCAGCCAGCCTTACGAGGTTGTCCTCGGGATTGTCGAAACGCATTTCGCGTATCGCCGATTTCAGGACGGCAATCTCGCCTTTCTCCGTAGAGAGCACAACCCTGTCTTTATATTCTTCGACGACTATCCCCTTAAGCTCATTCCCGTCACCGGTATAAATGGTGTCGGCAAGCGCCAAGCCGCAGGCCGCGGCCCCGACACCTGTAATAATAATTAGCGCTGCCAGCATCAGACGCATAGTAATCCCCTAAATTTTTACCGCCCTCTTCGCCTCATCGTAAACAGACTTTAACGGAACTTTCTTTTTGCGCGCGAGCTTCACGCATTCGTCGTATTCGGGCGACGCCGTGAGGATGCCTTCCGGGCCGCTCGACAGCTTCACCGTAATATTGCCGTATTTTGTCTTTACAGAGGTGGATGCGCGCTCAAGCTTTAGCCTGTCCGCTTCATAATATCGAAGGCCTATGGCGGTACTCTCACTGAATATCGCCGACGATATACGCCCTATCAGGCGAGGCTCAGCCAGGACAGTCAACTTGAACGCCGGTCTCGTTTTCTTCATCTGGATCGTCGTCGTGTAGACATCCAGCGCGCCTTCTTTGAACAATTTTTCAAACAGATATTCGAAACTCTGGGGGCTCATGTCATCGATATTAGTTTCTATAACGAATATCCTGTCTTCAATGAAAGATGGCTGGGTCTCGCCTATGAGGACGCGAAGCATGTTCGGCCTCGTCTCCAACACCCTCGTCCCGGCGCCGTAACCTATACTCGAGATCTTCATCTGCGGTATACTGCCGAAACCTTTCGAGAGCGTCTTCAATATGCCGGCCCCGGTCGGCGTTACGAGTTCGGCTTCTATCTCTGAAATATTAAGAGGGACGCCTTTTAGTAGTTCCAGCGTCGCCGGCGCCGGTATCGGCAGGACGCCGTGCTTAGAATTGACGAATGTCCTACCCAGACTTATCTTCGACGAATAGACGGCTTCTATGCCGAGTTCATCGAGTGCTATCGCGGCGCCGACGATGTCTATAATGGAATCGATGTCGCCGAGCTCGTGCAGCCGCAAGTCGCTCGACTTACTTACCCCGTGGATCCCGGCCTCGGAGCTTCCTATATTTGTGAATATCGCTTTCGCGCTATCTTTGACCTTCGCGCCCAATGAACTGTTGTCGATTATCAAGAATATCTCTTTTATGGAACGGTGCGAATGGCCCGCCGATCCGGTTACAACGCATTCAAATCTTGTCCCGCTGATCCCGCCCCGCATCGCCTTAGTCTTCTTTAACTCATAACCCCTAAGCTTAAGCTTCCCGAGAGCTTTGGTAAGAGCGTCGAAATTGAGCCCGGCGTCGAGTAACGCAGCGATGGTCATGTCGCCCGATATGCCCGAGAAACAGTCGAAATAAGCAACTTTCATAATAAACATCCCTTGAATGTTACGTAAGGTTATAGAACGTTAATTAAGGTTACGTAAGGTTACTTTCGAAATTTCTCTCCCGGTACCTTCCATGTCCCTTCCCGTTCCATCTTATATAGCGATTTCATAAATTGATTTGCCATATATGTAGCACTCTGAAACATTCTTGAAAACTCATCAAACTCTTCATTTGATATCAGACCATCTTCAAGGCAATCTTCGATATCGCCACTTAACTCTTCTAATGATCCAAGGCTAATTTTTATGCTATGACTATATTCTCCTACAGTTCCCTTTCTGTAACCTTCGCGTATATTTTGTTTTGCACTTCTAGCGGCGTCTCGCATCTGAGAAACCAATCTAAAATGATTCTTAGAAAATCTTTCTGTTAAATTATGAATAATCTTGCGTATTTGACAAATATCCTGATAAAATTTCAAATTTTCATAAGCTGGCTTTCGCCATCGTCGCTGTAACCTTACGGAACCTTCTCTAACCTTACGTAACATTATGTAACCTACCTATTGACCAGACTCGCGAAATACGCCGCTCCAAAACCGTTATCGATGTTCACTACCGCCACCCCCGGAGAGCAGCAGTTCATCATCGTAAGAAGCGGCGCGAGCCCGCCGAAAGAAGCGCCGTAACCCACGCTCGTCGGGACCGCTATGACCGGCTTAGAGACGAGCCCGCTCACTACGCTGGCCAACGCGCCCTCCATCCCCGCTATCACTATGATCACGCTCGAGCGCTCCAGTTCGGCCTTCTTATCGAGAAGCCTGTGGAGGCCCGCCACGCCAACGTCATACAACATCTTAACCCTGTTGCCCATAAGCTCGAGAGTGACTCTCGCTTCTTCGGCAACCGGCATATCGGCAGTGCCCGCTGTTATCACCAGCACCTCGCCTTTTTTAAACACAGGCCTGGCCCTGCAATAGCTTATCGCGTTCGCGTCTTTATCGAATCTGGCTTTGGGGCACGTCTTCTTGAGCAGGCGATAGACTTCTTCGTTTGTGCGGGTCACGAGCAGGATGCCGTCGTGGGCTATAATGCGTTTGGCTATTTTAATAATCTGGGCCGGCGTCTTCCCTTTACCGAACACTACCTCGGGAAAGCCGCGGCGAAGGCTCCTGTGGTTATCGATCTTGGCAAATCCGAGATCCTGGTAGGGAAGGTCCTTCAAGCGCGCGAGCGCCTCGCATACGGAGACGCGGCCCGACTTCAAATTATTCAAAACCTTACTGATCTTTTCGGTCATTATATTTTATCTGAAGATAAGAAACATCAATACGCCTATTATAAGGAAGGAAAGGATGTAGAAATCGTTGAAATAGAAAAAATCTTTCACCCTTTCGACCGTAGTATAGTCGTATTGGCCCGTCACAGGCTCCCTGCGCTTTATCTCCCTCTCCATGTCCGTGTATGGATGGCCGGGGGCATTTTTGCCGGCCGGCGCGGCTGGGCCCTGCCCGGCGGGAACGCCCTCCTCGATCTCGGAGATATCGAGCTTTATGGCGTCAATCTGCTCTTTCCTGAACCGCAGGAAGGAGCCGCCTATCTTGTATGCCGGTATCTCGCCGATATCCACGAGCCTCATGACCTCTTCTTCGGATACCTTAAGATAATCCGCGACCTCTTTTATACTCATTAATTTCTCGGGCATATGCGCTCTCTTATTTGATCTTCTCCGACGCCACCCATTCGTCTATCTTCGAGCGGTCGAACCTCCAGCTGTCGCCGTCCTTCATGCCCGGCAGCTTTCCGGAGTTCACCCACTCTGCGATCATGGCGGAATCCACCTCCAGATATTTGGCCAGCTCATCCGGCGACATGGTATTCAGCCTATGTGCGTGTTCGGCTTTTGCTTTTGACATCATATTGCAGTTCCCCTCAAATACCGCGCCCTCGGCTACACTCAAGAGCGGCGTCTTTATATCGCCTACCACAACGGCAGGGGCTATCAATTTCAATTCCTTCAGGGCGCTAATATTGCCGTTGACCTTGCCGGCGATGACGATAGATTCTCCGGTGATATCGGCGATCACCGCGGCATGTTCGCTTATCATGAGATTTCCCTTGGTATGGAGCGTGCCTTCGAACCTGCCGTTGATCTTCAGATTTACAGGATCCTTGAATACGAGCGACCCTTGCATCGAAGCGTCAACATCCAACACCCTCTCCCCTTCATGCCTTCTATCCTTTTTTCCCATCATATCTCACCTCCTGATTTTGCGAAGCAAAATCAATCCGTCTCCCACTTCACGTTCCTGACTCCGTCCAGATGGCTTATCTCCGTTAATATCTGGTCGGCAAATTTCGTCTGATAAAATTTCAAGCCGAGTTTCAATATCATATTGGAGCCGTCCTTGGAACGCTCAACTTCGAAATCGGTTATCTCGGTCCTGTATTCCGCCAATATCTCCCTGATGATCTTCAACTGCTCTATACCGTCTTTTGTGTCAATGATTATATTCCTGTACCAATCCTTCCTGATCATCGCGTGTTCAAGGCGCGAAAATATCATCAGCGCTATCAGGGTCAATGCCGCCGTTACCACCGCGCCGAAATATAATCCCGAACCTACGGCAAGCCCTATGCCGGCCGCGACCCACAGGCTCGCCGCTGTCGTAAGGCCTCGCACTGAAGAACGGTAATGCATTATCGCGCCCGCCCCCAGGAATCCTATACCCGTGATGACACCGGCCGCGATCCTTGCCGGATCGATGGGAGCCTTGGATGAATATACGTCGAACATGTGTATCGACGTCAGCATCACAAGCGTCGATCCTACACAAAGCAGTATGTGCGTCCTGAACCCCGCGGCCCTGCCGTGGAATTCGCGCTCAAAACCTATTGCCCCGCTCAATACCGCTGCCAGCACAAGCCTGAATAGCATCACCCAATTCGTCAACATACGCAACAACCCTCCGGCGAAGTTAAAAGATACACTTTTACCTTAATTCTAAATTCGGTTCAGCGCTCAGATAAAGATCGGACTTATAGCCTTTCTTATATAATGCCTCACCCAGGACCCCGACCATGGCCGCGTTATCGACGCAATATTCCATTTTCGGAAAATAGACCTTTACGCCAAAGTGCTCCGAATCTATAAGAAGTTTCTGCCTGAGCCTTTTGTTCGCGGCCACGCCGCCGCCTATAACTATCCTGTTGGTCTTGCAAAACCTTGCGGCGCGGTACGCCTTCTCGACCAGCACATCCAGGATCGCCTCCTGGAATTCATAACATATATCATTGACGAGCGCCTTATCCGGCTTTTCCTGCCTTGCCCTTACATAATATAATACCGCAGTTTTGACCCCGCTGAAACTAAAATCTAAAGAATCTTTTCCGAGATAACTTCGCGGAAAAGAGACATTGGTTTTGCCCGTCGCAAGGCCTGCCGCCTTTTCGATGACCGGCCCGCCCGGATATCCCAGGCCCAGCAGCTTCGCCACTTTGTCGTAAGCCTCACCCACAGCGTCGTCCTGCGTCTGCCCGAGGAGCTTCTGCTTATCCACGTCTTCACAAAGGAAGAGCGCCGTGTGGCCGCCCGATACAACAAGCCCCACAAAAGGGAATTCAGGCCTGTCATCCTCATTCAGGAACGAGCTGTAAAGATGCGCGAGTATATGGTTCACTCCTATGATAGGAAGATCGAGGCAGTAACTCAACGATTTGGCCATCGATATTCCTATTAATAGAGCCCCGACCAGGCCGGGCCCGTTCGTTACGGCAATAAGTTTTATATCTTTAAGCCCTTTGCCGGAATCCTTCAGCGCTCCGGCCATCACCTCGGAGATATATTCCACGTGGTACCGTGAGGCTATCTCGGGAACAACGCCGCCGTATTTCTTATGAAGGTGGACGCTCGATGATACCTCATTAGACAGGACAGATCTGCCTTCCGACACCGAAACGCCTGTTTCATCGCATGAAGTCTCTATACCGAGCGTCAACATATATTCGATATCACTCCATCATCCTGGAAAGAGGCACGAAGATTATGCCTTCCCTGCGCATCTCGGGCATCATCTTCGCAAGGACCGAGATCGTATTCTTCCTGTCATGGCAGACCGCTATAGCCCTGCCGTTCCTGAGCGCCGATCTCTTAAGCTCCATTAGCTGCTTTTCTATATACGCGGGATCGTTCGAATTGTCCAGGAAGACGTCCCTCCTCGCGTAACGGATCCCCGCGGCGGCTGCCGCTTGCCGGCATATGGAATTCTCCGAAGTAAGGCTGTCAAAAAAATACAACCCATGCTTTTTTAAACGCTTGAATACGGCCGACATGACCTTCACATCTTCGGTAGCCTTCGAGCCCATATGGTTCGACACGCCCTTTATCCCGGGAACACTCGCTATCTCCTTGTCAACCACCGCGAATATCTCCTCCTGAGTCATCCCGGACTTTATCGTATCCTGTTCTTCCCTGACGTCTTTCCGGTGAGGCTCTAACGGCATATGCAAAATAACTTCCTGGCCGCGCAGGTTCGCCAGCCTCGCTATCTCGGAGGAGTAACGCAGGTTCGGCAGCACCGATAATGTTATCGGCTCTTTTATATCAAATAGATCGTCCAGATTGGACACATTGTAACCGAAGTCGTCCATCACTATGGCGACTTTGGGGCCGCCTGCTTTCTTCTTCGCGGCAGTGGCCGCGGAAGCCGCCGGGGCTCTCTTCTTCGCGGCCGGAGCGGCGACGCGTATCCTCGGCGTTTCCTGTTTCGGCCGGAAGAGATGCGTATTCCGCCAGTATATTACTCCTGCGATTATGACCAATGCCGCTATTACCGCAAATCTGATTAATCTGGTATTCATTTTTCCTGTGGTTTATATATTTTAAAGGCCTTTATCAAATTCACCGCCATATCTAGCTGGTTATCCATCTCGACCTTATCCTGATCGAGCGCCTCTTTCGGGCGCGGCGCGCCTTCTCTTTCGACCTTCTCAAAGACGTCGGAACCATCCGGTTTCTTTTCATCCCTGGACTCTTCTCTATCTATTACCACGTCCGGCACAACACCGGCATTCTTGATAAGCTTGCCGCTCGGCGTTAGATATAAGGCTGTTGTGAACCTGACAGCCGAATTATCCCTTAGCGGGACCACCGTCTGGACAGACGCCTTGCCGAACGTCTTTGTGCCGAGGACTATCCCCCGCTTATTATCCTGGACCGCTCCGGCGACTATCTCCGAAGCGCTTGCCGACCCTTCGTTCACCATCACGACAAGCGGATAGTCCGGGTGCGTAGACTTCCCGCTCGACTTGAATACGGCGTCATTCTCGGAGCTCCTCGATTTTATCGATACAATGACCTTATCCTTAGGCAACAATCTTTCGGACACTCCTATCGCGCCCTCCAGGAGGCCTCCCGGATTATTGCGAAGGTCCAGTATGAGCGCGTTCATGCCGTCGGCTTCGAGCCTCTTCATAGCCGCCTCAAGATCGCGCGCAGTATTCTCCTGGAACTCTACAAGCTTTATATACCCTATCTTATCCTCGAGGAAAACGGCTTTCTTTATGCTCTGTATCTTTATCACCGCTCTCTTAAGCGGCACCTCAAGGATCTTCTGGTCTTTCTCCCTCCATATCGTAAGGGCAAGCGGCGTACCCGGCTTGCCGCGCATCTCTTTCACAGCCTCATCGAGGGTCATCTTCTTCGTAATCTTGCCGTCTATCTTAACTATCTTGTCGCCCGGTTTTATGCCGGCCGTCTCCGCGGGAGTGCCGGATATGGGCGCGATCACCGTAAGTATCCCGTCCTTCATCGATATCTCTATGCCTATCCCGCCGAACTCGCCTTTAGTCTCAAGCCTCAGGTCGTTGTACTCGTCCGGCTCGAGGAACTGGCTGAAGTCGTCCATTGACGAAAGCATCCCCTTCAGCGCGCCGTAAACAAGTTTTTTTGAATCCACTTCTTCGACGTAATCGCTCCTTAAGATGCTTATGGCGTCGGCAAAGAGTTCCAGCTGCGCGTACAGGTTGTCTTTGGACCTCTCTTTATCCGGTTTGCCTTTTTCGAATCCGCCCGTCGCGATCGACGTTACAAGGACCAGCAATATCATGAAAAAGAATATCTTCCAACGCCTTGATATCGTCATTATCTTCATTCCCCCAGGACCTTTTTAAGAATCTTATTCACGACCGCGGGATTCGCTTTGCCTTTCGTCTGCCTCATGACCTGCCCAACGAGGAAAGTGAACGCGTTCTTCTTCCCGAGCCTGTAATCATCGACTGATTTTTTATTAACCTCCAGAACAGCCTTCACCGCTTCCTCCAGCTTCCCGGCGTCGCTTATCTGAGACATCCCCTTGCTCTTCACGATCTCATGCGGTTCTGTTCCGGTCTCGATCGCCTCCGCAAGAACCGACTTCGCCATCTTTCCGCTTATAGTGCCGTCGTCGATCATCTTTATCAGGCCCACCAGCCCTTCAGGCGGAACCTTCAGTTCCTTTATCGATATTCCCTTCGTATTCAGGTGGGCCATGATATCGCCCGTAATCCAGTTCGTCAGCGCCTTTGCGCCGGTATATAGTTTTACGCATTCTTCAAAATAATCGGCCAGGTCTATCTCGCTCGTCAGGACATTGGCGTCGTACTCGGAAAGGCCGAGATCCTTCTTATACCTCTCTGACCTCGTCTCCGGCAGCTCGGGCATCTGGTCGAGAGCCTTCCGGACGACCTTAGCGTCGACTACAAAAGGGACAAGGTCAGGTTCGGGAAAATACCTGTAATCCTCGGCGTACTCCTTGGAGCGCATCGATACGGTGACCTGCTTTTCCGCGTCCCACAACCTCGTCTCCTGGACGATCTTCTCGCGGTCCGCCATTGCCGAGACCTGCCGCTTCGATTCATGCTCGAGGGCGAGCCTCACGCCTTTGAATGTATTCATGTTCTTGACTTCGACTTTCGTGCCGAGGACCTTCTCACCCTGCGGCCTGATCGATATATTCGCGTCACACCTGAGCGAACCCTTCTCCATATCGCAATCCGACACCTTTAGATACTGCAGTATCGATTTCAGCCGCGTCAGGTAATCATAAGCTTCGTCCGGCGCGCTCAGGTCGGGTTCCGTCACTATCTCCAGAAGCGGCATTCCGCTGCGGTTATAATCGACGAGGCTGTAACTCTCGCCTTCCGGATGAATAAGCTTGCCCGCGTCCTCTTCGAGGTGGACGCGCTTTACCCTGATGCGCTTCTTCGCGCCCCGGGGGGCTATGTCGACGTATCCGTCGTAAGAGAGCGGCATATCATACTGCGATATCTGGAAATTTTTCGGCAGATCCGGATAGTAGTAGTTCTTCCTGTCGAACTTAATAAGTTTCTGTATCTTGCAGTTAAGGGCAAGCGCGACTTTTATCGAATAGAAGAACGCCTCTTCGTTCAACACGGGCAGGCTTCCCGGAAAACCCATGCATACCGGACAGACCTGAGAATTCGGCCTCTGTCCGAATTTCGTCGCGCATCCGCAGAACGCTTTAGTCTGCGTCGCAAGCTGCAGGTGGACCTCAAGCCCTATTACTGTCTCGTATGTCATATCATAATTGTGTAATGTTTATTGTGTAAAGTGTAATGCAAGTTTAATGTTTTATTGTGTAACGGAAAATTATACAGACGCTATAAGCTTCCCGAGCATATTACATATATGGATACAATTTTGTCTCAGTCCCGTGTGGCGCTGTTCTGAAATAATATTTTGCCTGGCCAGTATAGTCAGCATAGGAATACATTCTCGTGCAGAATTCAAAGAGATGCGATAGAATTGAGTCTTTTCTCTCTTCGATAATTTACCACTGCCCTCTGCCATATTATTAACTATCGATAGAGATGCTCTGCGTAATTGATCCGCCAGGGAGAATTGGTAATCCCGCGGCAATTCTTTTGTCACATTAAATATATCCTGCACAAATTCTAATCCCATCCCATACACTTTTAATCTTTCAAAATCAAATATATATAGTTCTTTTTCATTATACATAGCAACATTCCACCATCATTACACATTACACCTTACACATTACACAAATCTGGCTTTCTTCTATGGTGTTCTGTCGACTGCTCAAACGCGTACGCCGCGCGCAATATCGTCTCTTCATCGAACGCCTTCCCTATCACCTGCAGCCCTATCGGGAGCCCCGCCTTAGTGAAACCGCACGGCACCGATATCGCGGGAAGCCCCGCCAGGTTCGCGGGAATAGTAAATACGTCCGAGAGATACATGCTTATCGGGTCTTCGGACCTTTCTCCGATCTTAAACGCGGCTGTAGGCGACGTCGGAGTGACGATGCAGTCGCAGTTATTCTCAAAAGCCTTCTCAAAATCCTCTTTAATCTTCGTCCTGACTTTCAAGGCTTTCACATAATACGCGTCGTAGTAACCCGTCGAAAGGCAATAGGTCCCGAGAAGGATCCTGCGCTTAGCCTCATCGCCGAAACCCTGCGAGCGCGTTTTGATATACATATCTATCATGTCTTTCGGGTCTTCCGCGCGGAGCCCATATTGGACGCCGTCGAAACGCGCGAGGTTCGAGCTCGCCTCTGCCGGACCGATAATATAGTAAGTGCTGACCGCGTATTCGGTGTGCGGCAGGCTTATCTCTACGATCCTGGCGCCGAGGCCTTTCAACACCTCAATGGCTCCCCTCACGCCTTTTTCTACCTCTTCCTCGATACCCTTTATGAAATATTCTTTCGGGACGCCGAGGCGCATCCCTTTTATGTCTTTGACGAGCGACTTCGTGTAGTCAGGCACCGGCGCGTCGACAGACGTTGAATCCATCTCATCGTGGCCCGCGATCACGCCAAGGAGAAGCGCGGCGTCCTCCACGTCCTTTGTTATCGGCCCTATCTGGTCTAGGCTGGAGGCGAACGCAATGAGCCCGTAACGGGAGACCCTGCCGTATGTCGGCTTCATACCGACGACCCCGCAGAGGCTCGCGGGCTGTCGTATAGATCCGCCCGTGTCGGAACCGAGGGCGAGTATCGTCTCATCGGAGGCGACTGCCGCGGCGCATCCTCCGCTCGAACCGCCGGGGATCCTGTTAATATCCCACGGGTTCTTCGTCGGACCGTAGCAGGACGTCTCGCATGACGAGCCGAACGCGAACTCGTCCATGTTCGCCTTCCCTATCAGGATCGCGCCCTCTTCGTTCATCTTCCTGATCACGGTCGCGTCGTACGGCGGCTTGAAGCCTTTCAATATCCTCGAGCAGCAAGTCGTCTCTTCTCCCAGGACGCACATATTGTCTTTTACCAGGACCGGGATGCCGGAGAGCCTCCCGCGCTTATTGGCCTGGGTCTTTGCGCGCTCGACCGCCTTCTCCTTGCCCGGAAGCGCGAATGCCCTGATGCTCGGCTCGACAGCGCTTATCCTGTCGAAAAGCTCGTCGACTATCTTAGACGGCTGCAACCCTTCGCCGCTGATCAGTTTTTTCAGTTCATGGGCCGTCAATGAATACAATTTTTCCATCTATTTGCCTTCTATCCTTCGACGGGGCTCAGGATAGAATCCTGAGCTTTTGCCGAAGGATTCTATTATCTGCGGAACTTTAAAAAAGTCGCCTTCTTTCGATGGCGCGTTCTTGAGGGCCTCTTCCGGCTTTAACGATCCCTTAGGCGCGTCTTTCCTGAAGACGTTCTTAAGGCTCGCCAAAGGGTGGCTTGTAGGCTGGACGTTATCGGTGCTTAATTGATTTAATTTGCTTATATAAGATAATATAGATTCCAATTGTCCGGAATAAGAGCTAAGCTCTTTGTCGCTAA
This window of the Candidatus Omnitrophota bacterium genome carries:
- a CDS encoding PDZ domain-containing protein, with product MRLMLAALIIITGVGAAACGLALADTIYTGDGNELKGIVVEEYKDRVVLSTEKGEIAVLKSAIREMRFDNPEDNLVRLAEGAWSRRDYNRAYAYYKMALGLNPNFKAARDGMIFLDGYLFRKEEGGKEDSVERQQVIERTGGFVAKDKGDREGLAEKAAKTKRTLGITLRSKDGVIIIEKVAPRSSAAEAGIKPGDALVAIWGKLTGYMQEEEIMDLLLDKPALEIKCSIERTVDVMINPRRNFLSSIKSLMGASFGMEFDGLTVTEVDRKGAAAGAGLKKGDLVTAIDGRPTRYMPINDAVGMIKDSKRDTARFTLRREIIMWRSD
- the larC gene encoding nickel pincer cofactor biosynthesis protein LarC produces the protein MKVAYFDCFSGISGDMTIAALLDAGLNFDALTKALGKLKLRGYELKKTKAMRGGISGTRFECVVTGSAGHSHRSIKEIFLIIDNSSLGAKVKDSAKAIFTNIGSSEAGIHGVSKSSDLRLHELGDIDSIIDIVGAAIALDELGIEAVYSSKISLGRTFVNSKHGVLPIPAPATLELLKGVPLNISEIEAELVTPTGAGILKTLSKGFGSIPQMKISSIGYGAGTRVLETRPNMLRVLIGETQPSFIEDRIFVIETNIDDMSPQSFEYLFEKLFKEGALDVYTTTIQMKKTRPAFKLTVLAEPRLIGRISSAIFSESTAIGLRYYEADRLKLERASTSVKTKYGNITVKLSSGPEGILTASPEYDECVKLARKKKVPLKSVYDEAKRAVKI
- a CDS encoding four helix bundle protein is translated as MLRKVREGSVRLQRRWRKPAYENLKFYQDICQIRKIIHNLTERFSKNHFRLVSQMRDAARSAKQNIREGYRKGTVGEYSHSIKISLGSLEELSGDIEDCLEDGLISNEEFDEFSRMFQSATYMANQFMKSLYKMEREGTWKVPGEKFRK
- the larB gene encoding nickel pincer cofactor biosynthesis protein LarB, with translation MMTEKISKVLNNLKSGRVSVCEALARLKDLPYQDLGFAKIDNHRSLRRGFPEVVFGKGKTPAQIIKIAKRIIAHDGILLVTRTNEEVYRLLKKTCPKARFDKDANAISYCRARPVFKKGEVLVITAGTADMPVAEEARVTLELMGNRVKMLYDVGVAGLHRLLDKKAELERSSVIIVIAGMEGALASVVSGLVSKPVIAVPTSVGYGASFGGLAPLLTMMNCCSPGVAVVNIDNGFGAAYFASLVNR
- a CDS encoding helix-turn-helix domain-containing protein → MPEKLMSIKEVADYLKVSEEEVMRLVDIGEIPAYKIGGSFLRFRKEQIDAIKLDISEIEEGVPAGQGPAAPAGKNAPGHPYTDMEREIKRREPVTGQYDYTTVERVKDFFYFNDFYILSFLIIGVLMFLIFR
- a CDS encoding polymer-forming cytoskeletal protein, with translation MMGKKDRRHEGERVLDVDASMQGSLVFKDPVNLKINGRFEGTLHTKGNLMISEHAAVIADITGESIVIAGKVNGNISALKELKLIAPAVVVGDIKTPLLSVAEGAVFEGNCNMMSKAKAEHAHRLNTMSPDELAKYLEVDSAMIAEWVNSGKLPGMKDGDSWRFDRSKIDEWVASEKIK
- a CDS encoding MgtC/SapB family protein → MLTNWVMLFRLVLAAVLSGAIGFEREFHGRAAGFRTHILLCVGSTLVMLTSIHMFDVYSSKAPIDPARIAAGVITGIGFLGAGAIMHYRSSVRGLTTAASLWVAAGIGLAVGSGLYFGAVVTAALTLIALMIFSRLEHAMIRKDWYRNIIIDTKDGIEQLKIIREILAEYRTEITDFEVERSKDGSNMILKLGLKFYQTKFADQILTEISHLDGVRNVKWETD
- the tsaD gene encoding tRNA (adenosine(37)-N6)-threonylcarbamoyltransferase complex transferase subunit TsaD — protein: MLTLGIETSCDETGVSVSEGRSVLSNEVSSSVHLHKKYGGVVPEIASRYHVEYISEVMAGALKDSGKGLKDIKLIAVTNGPGLVGALLIGISMAKSLSYCLDLPIIGVNHILAHLYSSFLNEDDRPEFPFVGLVVSGGHTALFLCEDVDKQKLLGQTQDDAVGEAYDKVAKLLGLGYPGGPVIEKAAGLATGKTNVSFPRSYLGKDSLDFSFSGVKTAVLYYVRARQEKPDKALVNDICYEFQEAILDVLVEKAYRAARFCKTNRIVIGGGVAANKRLRQKLLIDSEHFGVKVYFPKMEYCVDNAAMVGVLGEALYKKGYKSDLYLSAEPNLELR